From Coffea arabica cultivar ET-39 chromosome 2e, Coffea Arabica ET-39 HiFi, whole genome shotgun sequence, the proteins below share one genomic window:
- the LOC113728864 gene encoding uncharacterized protein, producing MAEFVADNPNIFEELGRYFKRQGKEKAKSSKRRPTKSPEIPSGEDSDEGHLSWSTSRRASSKVTSKIASIFRAFSRGLLGKRAEDPPRRPGGLAAEYLRAPPFTDDINGEMVPPNFKLPALRSYDGRDDPENHLRAFLSAFRLYCVPDAVICRAFPIFLQGTARKWFWGLEPRSISSLDELINRFIHRFVLFRPITKTSAYLLNLQQTPGESLRSYVQRFNEENVQIPDQNEQVTIAAFTNGLVAGIFNTEIHRDYPRTLRELWDRVDQGIRSEDLNRMKLEAQATRTGQDSRRKKDAGRAEQGPSGSSSQFRDRRSVFDRIVKGRSSTSDAELTPLNSSRTHVLAVMRQNHLGRTSSEISGRKDKRNSNLYCAYHRDVGHETEDCNDLKREIENLIRQGYLKQFVRKDGGFNRSVSHRESRGPRREDRRDTNMNCRDPEDRREDKRPPRDGSPGYGPNITGVINTIAGGPTGGDSQNSRKRTYRQAGMEVAEPSSRLSEVITYGPTDPVPVASSNHETLVIEVLTNNYIVKKVYVDPGSSVDVFVLPNF from the coding sequence ATGGCCGAGTTCGTGGCTGATAACCCAAACATCTTCGAAGAACTGGGGAGGTACTTCAAGAGGCAGGGGAAGGAAAAAGCTAAATCCTCCAAGAGGAGACCGACGAAGTCCCCTGAAATACCTTCCGGCGAAGACTCCGATGAGGGGCACCTCTCTTGGAGCACTTCCAGGCGCGCCTCTTCCAAGGTGACATCTAAAATTGCCTCCATTTTCCGGGCGTTTTCCCGGGGTCTTCTGGGAAAACGAGCTGAGGACCCGCCTCGGCGACCCGGAGGCTTAGCAGCCGAATATCTGAGGGCTCCGCCCTTCACGGACGACATCAATGGGGAGATGGTCCCCCCAAATTTCAAACTTCCCGCCCTACGTTCCTACGATGGCCGAGATGACCCCGAGAATCACCTCCGTGCCTTCCTCTCCGCATTTCGGCTCTACTGCGTCCCCGACGCCGTAATTTGCCGAGCTTTTCCCATTTTCCTGCAGGGGACAGCCCGAAAATGGTTCTGGGGCTTAGAACCGAGGAGCATCTCCTCACTAGATGAGTTGATAAATCGGTTCATCCACCGCTTTGTATTATTTCGTCCGATTACGAAGACTTCGGCCTACCTCTTGAACCTGCAGCAGACTCCCGGTGAGTCATTGCGCTCGTACGTGCAGAGGTTCAATGAGGAGAATGTGCAGATACCTGATCAGAATGAGCAGGTAACCATAGCTGCCTTCACCAATGGGCTGGTCGCAGGAATTTTCAATACTGAGATACATCGTGATTACCCCCGCACACTTCGAGAACTCTGGGATCGAGTAGATCAGGGAATCCGAAGTGAAGACCTAAACCGCATGAAGCTGGAGGCTCAAGCCACTCGTACCGGGCAAGATTCCCGGAGGAAAAAGGATGCCGGCCGGGCTGAACAAGGCCCCAGCGGCTCGTCGAGCCAATTCCGAGACCGCCGAAGTGTCTTCGACCGGATCGTAAAAGGAAGGTCGTCCACCTCGGACGCCGAGCTTACACCACTCAACTCCAGCCGGACCCATGTCCTAGCTGTGATGAGGCAGAATCACCTCGGTCGAACCTCTTCTGAAATTTCGGGGAGAAAAGATAAGAGGAACTCAAACCTCTATTGCGCCTACCACCGGGATGTCGGGCACGAGACTGAGGACTGCAACGACCTGAAACGGGAGATCGAGAACTTGATCCGGCAGGGTTACCTAAAGCAATTCGTCCGCAAAGACGGAGGCTTCAATCGAAGCGTCTCCCACCGGGAGAGTCGGGGCCCCCGCCGAGAAGACAGGCGGGACACGAACATGAATTGCCGAGACCCCGAGGACCGTAGGGAGGACAAGCGGCCTCCACGCGACGGATCACCGGGCTACGGCCCCAACATCACCGGGGTGATCAACACGATCGCGGGAGGGCCAACGGGGGGAGACAGCCAGAACTCCCGAAAGCGGACCTACCGTCAGGCCGGGATGGAGGTGGCCGAGCCGAGCTCCCGGTTGTCCGAGGTCATCACCTATGGTCCCACTGACCCAGTCCCGGTCGCCTCCAGCAATCACGaaactcttgtgattgaagttCTCACCAACAACTACATAGTCAAAAAAGTCTATGTTGACCCCGGAAGCTCGGTAGACGTCTTTGTACTACCGAACTTTtga